The Malus sylvestris chromosome 8, drMalSylv7.2, whole genome shotgun sequence genomic interval CCGAGCTTAATTAAGTATacttaattactttttttttattgacttTAGGTATTTAGGCTGCCCCACTAAACACCAGCAATTATGAAGGGACAAATCACTTTTTAAACCATAGGAGTCTAGGAGGAGCATAAAAGAATCAAATTTGCAATCACAAGAGTTTGTTAGAAAAGAGATAAAGCaattacaataaaataaataaataaataaataaagtaatacTACAATtatcacatttttatattaCATTTGTAACATGTTTTTGATAGATTTAAGGTCCATCAACACATGTGAATTTCGTCTCTTTCAGAGAtaaaaatttgatatgaaaaatatggtaatagtagttttttgtaattttaatttcccACCATCAGTTTTCTAGTGGGGGACATCTATTTAAATGGAGGAGAAGTATCAAACAAAATCTCTCACGCTGTGTGAAATTGCACTTCCACTTCCACTTCCATCGGCCCTTGTAATTTTCCcgtacaacaaaaaaaataaaaactcccCTGTTCCCTGAAAACTCAGAAAATCTCAGAGCTTGCAGAAAACTGAGAGGATGAAGATATCCAGTTTCATGCTTCTGCTACCAGTCATGCTTCTTGCTCTCTCTCGCATCTCCGCTATCGTAGCGGAAGACGCGAGAGAGCAGCACGTGAAAAAGACTTACATCATTCACATGGACAAGTCCGAAATGCCGGCGAGTTTTGAAGATGATCATTTCCAATGGTATGATTCTTCTTTGAAATCCGTGTCGAGTTCAGCCGACATGCTTTACACTTACAAGACCATAATCCACGGCTTCGCCACCAGGCTAACCGCCGAGGAAGCTGAGCTGCTTGGGAAGCAGTCGGGAATTCTGTCCGTTCTGCCCGAAAGGAGGTACGAGCTGCATACAACTCGGACGCCCGAGTTTCTTGGATTAGGAAAGAGTGAAGCCCTCTTGCCGGCGTCGGGTAAAGTGAGTGAAGTGATTGTCGGAGTGGTGGACACTGGCGTGTGGCCTGAGCTCAAAAGCTACGACGACACAGGGCTCGCGGCGGTACCAAGTGGCTGGAAAGGGGTGTGTGAGGCGGGAACAAACTTCAGCTCCTCAAACTGCAACCGGAAACTCATAGGCGCGAGGTTTTTCTCGAAAGGGTATGAAGCTACAGTTGGACCAATCGATGTGAAAACAGAATCGAAATCACCACGAGATGATGATGGCCACGGAACCCACACCTCATCCACTGCAACCGGTTCCGCAGTTTCAGGAGCTAGCCTCTTTGGTTATGCTTCGGGGACAGCGCGAGGGATGGCGCCACAAGCTAGATTGGCCGCGTACAAGGCGTGCTGGCTTGGTGGGTGTTTCGGCTCTGATATCACAGCTGCAATGGAGAAGGCCGTGGAAGACGGTGTCGATGTTTTATCTTTGTCTATTGGGGGATCACAGTCTGAATATTACAGAGACACTGTTGCTATTGGAGCTTTCTCTGCCGCGGCGCAGGGGATCCTTGTGTCGTGTTCAGCTGGTAATGGAGGACCGGAAGCAGGGAGCCTGTCCAACGTTGCGCCTTGGATAACTACAGTGGGTGCTGGAACATTAGACAGGGATTTCCCGGCTTTTGTTAACCTCGGAAGTGCAAAGAAATACAGAGGTATATCACTGTATAGGGGAACATCCTTATCTAGGGGATTGCTTCCGCTTGTATATGCTGGCAATGCAAGTGTCTCCTCCAGTGGCGGGCTATGCGCTCCTGAAAGTCTGACTCCCTCAAAGGTTGCAGGGAAAATTGTGGTATGTGATCGAGGGGGAACCCCTAGGGTCCAAAAGAGTTTGGTGGTGAAAAAGGCCGGCGGTTTAGGGATGATTTTGACGAACACTGATGCTTACGGAGAGGAACTTGTTGCGGATGCGTATCTACTGCCTACAGCAGCGGTTGGTGCGAAAGCTGGTGCTGCAATAAAAAGCTATATTGCCTCGCAATCTAATCCTACAGGCACAATTGCGCTTGGAGACACGGAGTTAGATGTGCAGCCCTCTCCCGTGGTGGCATCATTCAGCTCAAGAGGACCGAACCTAGTCACCCCGGAAATACTCAAACCAGACCTAATAGCACCGGGAGTAAATATCCTTGCTGGGTGGACTGGTGCGATTGGACCAACCGGACTAACCGAAGACAAGAGGCATGTCACCTTCAACATCATTTCGGGTACTTCCATGTCATGCCCGCATGTGAGTGGTTTGGCCGCCCTTGTCAAGGCGGCTCATCCAGAATGGAGCCCTGCAGCCATTAAGTCTGCACTCATGACTACATCCTACACAGCATACAAAACTGGAGAAACCA includes:
- the LOC126631978 gene encoding subtilisin-like protease SBT1.7 codes for the protein MKISSFMLLLPVMLLALSRISAIVAEDAREQHVKKTYIIHMDKSEMPASFEDDHFQWYDSSLKSVSSSADMLYTYKTIIHGFATRLTAEEAELLGKQSGILSVLPERRYELHTTRTPEFLGLGKSEALLPASGKVSEVIVGVVDTGVWPELKSYDDTGLAAVPSGWKGVCEAGTNFSSSNCNRKLIGARFFSKGYEATVGPIDVKTESKSPRDDDGHGTHTSSTATGSAVSGASLFGYASGTARGMAPQARLAAYKACWLGGCFGSDITAAMEKAVEDGVDVLSLSIGGSQSEYYRDTVAIGAFSAAAQGILVSCSAGNGGPEAGSLSNVAPWITTVGAGTLDRDFPAFVNLGSAKKYRGISLYRGTSLSRGLLPLVYAGNASVSSSGGLCAPESLTPSKVAGKIVVCDRGGTPRVQKSLVVKKAGGLGMILTNTDAYGEELVADAYLLPTAAVGAKAGAAIKSYIASQSNPTGTIALGDTELDVQPSPVVASFSSRGPNLVTPEILKPDLIAPGVNILAGWTGAIGPTGLTEDKRHVTFNIISGTSMSCPHVSGLAALVKAAHPEWSPAAIKSALMTTSYTAYKTGETIIDVASGNPATPFDYGAGHVDPMAALDPGLVYDNAVEDYFSFLCALNYSSTEIKLTTHRDFTCDTSKKYRLGDFNYPSFAVPLETSSGRGGGTGASTTVKYTRTLTNVGTPGTYKVTITSQAPSVKISVEPQSLTFSQAYEKKTYTVTFVAGSSPSGTSSFARLVWSDGKRTVGSPIAFTWI